DNA from Aphelocoma coerulescens isolate FSJ_1873_10779 chromosome 4A, UR_Acoe_1.0, whole genome shotgun sequence:
TCCAGAGACCTTCCCACTGCTCCCCCCAGGACAAGTAATCAGGTTTTTATGGCAACAATATAACGCCTGGAGAGTGCAGGTTAATAAAAGCCCTTGTCACTTGCTTTGCAGTCACAACCAGAGCAAAAGCCCAatccagctgtgcagggctgaaggacagtatttaaaaacaaaccccagcagCAACATCCTGCTCTTCCCTTCTGCCAGACCCTGGTCTCCCAAAGGTGGGTTCTCTCACACATCTCAGGGTGCAGAAACACATCACTTATCAGGCTGGGACATCATCTGCTGGAGTGAGGAAGTCACAGACTCCACTTGacaaatttggaaagaaaaaaagagcaaactgggaggttttgtttatttctaaTTGGCCTGGGTTTACAGCTTCCTGCCAGCATATTAAACAAAGGGTTTGCATTCAGATTTGAAAGAATGGTGTGCTTTCATCATGCTCTGAAGCTCAGACGAGGCTTACACATTGCCTGGAGAAGTCCTGGTTGATTAAGATGATCAGGTCAAGTCCCAGCTGATGAATTCAGTGTGCGTCACATCAGCCAGTGACGTGCTTCAGCCAGTTAGAGGTAAATACCTGTGCTTTCTGCAACGGAGCCATCCGGCAGCAAAGGACTGCAGTGCACTTCAAGCAGATTTGTAGGAATATGCTTTTGTAATTGCTAGAGCCAGAGTCCTGAGAAGGGTTGAGTATCAGCGACAGCGTCGAGCCATCTATAATCAGTCCATACTCTTGACTCAACGTCCAGCTTCTGGGGCACAACAAGGAACACATTTGAAACATAATCAGACTAAGAAGTCAACCAAGCTGCTTGTAACACCTTAGCGAAAAAAAAAACTGGTTTTGGGTTAATCGTCTTCCCATCCTTTTTTTTGGGGCTTagcaattttaaaaagcttGGATTTAACACGCCCTTCACTAAAGGAACAGCGCAGTTAAGTTCAAAGCCAACTAATACCAGAGATGATGAGCGAAGCAAAGGAACTGGTCACAGCACCTGCAAGTAACCAGTCCCCTGGGCCACAGCACGGTCCTATTTCTCTACCAAATTTGCATCTGAAATGCGCATGGCTGGGTCCTCTGGCTCACTCACCTCTTCAGGCCTCCCCGGTTTTTGGGAACATCCTGAATCAGCTTTTTGTGgtactccagcagcagctcatggAGCCGATCCTCCTTCCTTTCGCTCTCGCCCACCGTTCTTGCcgtcagctccagcagctccgtgCTGGTCTGGAAGAGCCTGCAGGCATAGCAGGTGGATTTGGCAGTTTCCATCTTGTCTCCTGTCAGCACCCAGACCTTCATGCCAGCTGCGTGCAGGGCTTCGATGGTCTctgccagctgctcctgcagcctgcAAGCAGAAGCAAAGCATCACTTTGCAGGTTGGCCCACACCTAACCCACAGAACCCTGATTCTGCAGGTAGGAGATACCAGCTCAAGAGAAGTTAATTGACTTTTCCCGTGCTGGGGAGACCACTGCCACAGGAATAAGGATTACAAGTCAGCAATGCCAAATTTTTATTTGCAGGCAAAAAGAGAAATCGCTGCTTTATACTTTTGACTCTTAGGCCTCACAGTAAGAGTTTAATTTACACTTGCAGTTACTATAACTGAACATGGAATTGAATTTGTTTTGATGTGCAAATTATGCTGTGTGCTTAATTCACTCTCTAGAAGTGCAAGTATTTCTGCAGTTTCATTAATAAATCCCAATTCCTACTACATCAGCCAGTTTAAGCAACTAGGGCACTGTGAAATGGGTTGTGCCATGGTGTAATTAATTgccctggacactgccagcaTCTGCCTGGCTGTTTAGTTCCACCATGGCGAGTCAGGGCCACAAGGCCACATCACAGAGAAACCACAGGTAgcacagtgctggtggtggaGTCACCTCTTTACCTGTCTTCTACAGCAGTAGCCCCGATCAGGTGCATGTCTGCTTCTGTGTCATCAAAAACCTTGGCCAtcttctcctccctgtcctgcagagccATCTTGGCTTCGTTGAGCTGTCTGTCAATTCTGTCATACTCCTTTTGAGTTAGTTCTTTGAAGGCCACACAGAGCGTTCGGTAGCCATCCTGGCAGCGGGacggaaagaaaataaagtggaCAAATGCCTTAAATCCAGATTTTTTACAGCTCCTCACTTTAGGGTTAGTGTTTTTGTCTACCATCAGTGCTGCTGTCAGTACTGACCCTGAGGGCAAGGACAATTTGTTGGCTTGTGTCAAAAGAGCAACTTTCTGTGTTTATTCAGCAACTTCTTCCCACCAGAGTAATCATGGTTCTGCTTATTATGTGCAGGTAACATGGCAGAAAGAAACTAAGACAGGACCAGGGCTGAGAGCATgcagccagcagggagagcagggaccgaGTGCCATCACAGCTGGgaccaggctgctgctgttacTTCTATTTTTAACTTGCCTGGGAGATGCTTGGACACAAGTGTGATGGAGACCATATAAGTATATCAAATAAAGGTGGAAGCCAAcgaaacagaaaaggaaagaagccTGGTATCAAAACAATGTGAAGTGACACTCACATTTTCAACACTTCCCTCCCAAGCAAGGTCACATCCCTATTTTAGGAATAAGGCTTTCCTGACCCCAGGAGCCAGCCAAATGCCATCCAAGTGCTCACCATAGCATTGCGGTCCACATGGACTTTTGTTTGTTGGATTTCTTCTTGCTGCACCCTTGGAAAAATAGAGGAGTCTGCTCCTTTACAGAAGAGAAGCAACTTTCCTAAAAGCAAATTATAAATAGTTTATAGCAGTCACAAGCTGCAGAGAGACTTAACAAGACTTAACAACGCCAATAGCAAGTGATGCAGAGGGAGGAAATCTGGCAGTACTAAAGAGGGAACTGCTAGAAGCCCAACTGCCTACCAAAAATGGCCTTTCACCATTCATCCTGTGAAAAACTTTTGTCTGACCTGGCTGAGACTTTGGGTGTCCCTACCTGCCTCTGAGCAAGTTTTCTGCAACAGGCTGGACATTGCTTCCTATCTGAAAGCCTTGGCAAGCTCTCCAGGGAGGGTAAAACCAGCATCCCAAACCCTACAGGACTGGTACTTGAGAAGGATGGTGACCTCTGAATTTTTCTGTTATTCCCATGaaaccccatcccacccaggGGACATTCTCACATGTCTTGCCCTGTACTTGTTTCAGCCTGGAAcaaggcaggcagggagctcCCTGTGGGTCATTGTTCTCATCCCCTGATCTGCTGTTGGTCCCAAGCAGCTGCTACGaaggaaaattaactctgtgGCAACCAGACCCAGTGCAGGATTAAGTTAGACCAGCTTAGAAAACCTAACAGCTCAGCTTCTCTGGGTCTAGGGATAAGGGGGATGTGTTTTACAGCTGTGCACACAGGTATGAGAGTCCACAAGTGCACTTTGACTGTACCTGTGGTGGTTCTCACAATGACACTCATACGGCGCCGGACGGGGTCAAAGTTCAACACATGGAGAAGTTGGTACctttaaaaaaggagaaaaaagctttGACACAGtgtaagaaaaatagaaaaataactaTTTCAGACAGAAAATCACTAACAATGAGCTCCAGAAATCAATACACCCTACAAGAGGCATCACCCACTGGGGAATGAATTTTACAGCTACTGCACaagaaaatggaggaaaaaacccaaattccaGTAGTCCTGTGGTGATCTGAGCATGATAGTGAGGGTGCAGGTGCCCACCAGTGTCCCACCCCCCCCAGCTGGGAAGAGGCTCAGCAGGGAATGGGGCACCACATGCCACAAGCAGTAACACTGAGTCTCCCATTTAAATAAGAAGTTTCTTCACGAGGGAAGCAAGAAGTGAAACCTGCTTGTGAGGGCAAGTTTTCAGGGAGTGCTGGGATTAAGTCAGTGACTCCCAGATGTCCACCAAGCTGTGAGCACAGGGCAAAATCCAACTATTTTCAGCTTgaggtggggggaaaaaggtTACAGGGAATGGAACTGTATCACGAGTTTAGGCTTACAATGTCCTGCTGTGAGCCCCAGCCACGGCCCATAAGGTCAGCAGCCACCCCATGAATCCCAggagccacctgcacagcctggCACAGATGAAGGATACATACAAAGGACTGCAGCCTTTTGAGGGACCTGAATTTAGACATCAGTAAACCACCCGTGGACTTTTGCAAGTGAGCCTTTTCGCCTACACCTTgatgtgctgtgctctgtgaagggaacagggattttggggcaggtCAGCACTGTCTGACAGCCCTCAAGGAACAGCTTTGACCTTGCCAGGTTGACCAAACTCGATTAAGCTGGGTGGGAGTGGTGCAGAAGAGCAGCCCTGTTCCTCAGCAGTCCCAGCAGCACTTACAGCTCAGTTTCATTCTTTTGGTTTCGTATTTTCATGAAATCGTTTTCAAGTCCTAGAAAAGTGAAACCATACCTGTCAATAAACAAAAGGACAGAACAACATTGAAAAAACCCATTGGCACATATTATACATAACAATGTTCTTGTTTCACCTTCTGCACTGCAGAGGAGAGCAAAGAAGTCAGTGAGCCCGAGCTAAGGAGCACGGCTGGATGTTTGCTTGCTCCATGCAGAGCCTGCTATGATGTTCTGGCACCGCTCCCATCCCCTGGAGAGCTTGGGCActggagcacacagacactgagAGCCTCTGGACATGGTCCACTGGGTCTCTGGCAGGTTTACAAGCCATGAGCAAGTGTACACAGCTGCAACAGACTCCATTTAAAACCTAGGGGCTGGCAAGAGCATAGAATCACTGAATGGCTTGGGCTGGAGAGTATCTTACAGATCACCTAGTCCCAAACTCTTCTCCCTAgtcctggcagggacacctttcactagatcaggtCGCTCAaagccccacccagcctggccttgagcatcTCCGGCAGGATTCAAATGTGGGGTTGACAAAAGTAACCATCCTATTATTTTGCCACTGCATGGCAAGGAAACAATTTCACTGCAATATGCACATGGTAACTGGTCTCACTTTCTAGGGGATTAAAGCAAAGGCCACGTGGGCTCCAGCAAAGAAGCCTCTGCCACACCTGGGCACTGCAGCACCTTGGGGCTACTCTCAGTGAATGCAAACCACAGCCTACCAgggagctgctcagggaagaTCCTTTACAGAGCATCCCTTTAACAGAGAGCTCATTTAAACCCCCAGGCTTCACAGGGCTGCAGGTCAGGTTCAGCACTGGTATCACAACCTGCTTCCCAGAGAGACCATGGAAAGGGATCTATCACCTTCAGATCACCCtcacctccctccttcccaccagaGAGAGGGAATCAAAACCCCAACGTCTTCACATTCTTACTTTTCTGCGCCTTTCACCAAAGCGATTTCATCTGGGGAAGAGGAGATATAGGTGTATTTGCGCTCTGGATGCGCCATCAGCCCATCCACCTGGTCTGCCTCCTTGATCTGAACCGTGTGGCACAGGCAGAGTGCCCGCAGGAACAGCTCCTCGCGGCtctgggcaggagggagggagggctcATTACCAGCTGAATGCCACCGCCCAGCCAGGAGCTGGCCACAAAACCCTCACAGCCACCAACACGCACATTTCTTACCTTTTCAGCTTTGCCGTAGTATTTTAGGGGTCCATCAGTCTGGGAGAAGCCATCCACCTCCGAGATGCAGTCTTTGTACTTGTGCCCGTCGATGCAGCACTCGATGAACTCCATGCTGTTCTCCGTCAGAGTCCCGGTTTTGTCCGTGAACACGTACTCCACCTGCAAGCACCAGGCACTGCCTTGCTGCACCCCCAACCCAAAGGGACAGGGaaggaacccccaaaaacagAGGCTGGGGAATTTTAGTGTATCTGTGCCAATGCTGGAGAATACCTGGCTGCTATCCTAACGTGACCCTGAAAAAAAGATGCAGGTGCCCCACTGCATCACTGTGCAGTTCTGCTACTTTGCTCCttagagcagctcctctgcttttCAGCCTGTTGCATAGGTGGCAGGAGGCAGCTTCTGAAGACTTAAAATCTGTCTCCAGGCTCTTCACTTTCCCCTCATCCTCCTTCTTGGGTCCTTTCCTATAGCCCTAGTGCTTATAGAACTGCTGCTGCAGGTCTGCTGCCTCCTTTGGGGGATTTCCATCTTGCTCCTGTATTTCCATTAGCTAATTGCTActccaaatatatttttattattgtttttaaagcaaaatcaaAAGCAGGAGGCACTACACCCAGTATAGATCAGAAAGGGAAGACTGAGCTGTCTAGGTGCcccagcaaagcagcagcagcacagctgcacgTGCTCTGCACGTCCAGGGAGATGACTGGGCAGACATTTTCATTAATCCTCAAAGAGACagaggatttttaatttttaattgaagCAGTGAAAGCAAATCACCCTGACACACAGAGTGCTGCGCCTGATATTCCCCAATAAGGAAACAATTGGCGTGACCCAATTCCTGCTCTTTCATGCACTATTTATAACCTTATCTGTTTCACAGAGCGAGTGGAATCACATTAAATGGAAAGTGCCACCAAAGCGGGTGAAGTTCTGGCCCGAGGGGACTGCGGGGGATTGCCACAACAAGggctcctggcagggagggCACTTTCCTCCACATTTGCATCCAAACAGATGCAAACACAGCATGCTCTGACCTGCCCGAGCTCTTCATTCAGGTCCGAGGTGTTCACCAATGCTCCCTCTTGCATTTCTTCATCATACATCTCCTTGTCCCAAGAGATGAAGAAGGAGCCCAAGAACTTCTGCATCTCTACTGTAACGTACATGGAGACGGGGATAATAAAGTTGAAGAGGACCATAAACGACAGGAAGTCCGTGAACATCCTCAAGacctgcaaaggaaagaggagaagaTGCAGCCTGTGGCTGTCAGGACACAGGGGCACTTTACAGCAACACCTCAGGGATTCTGGACAGCTTCTCTTCTAAGTTAGATAGAAAAGAACAACATGAAGATGAAGGCAGCTAAGATACAGGGctaaatcccattttcctttgGCACAGGAAATCTTACTGCCTTCTGCAGACCTACCAGGTACACAAGTACATCTCACTCCTTCACAGGGACCAAAACAATGTTTCATCTCAGCATATTCCTCTTAATTTATACTGCTATAATTTTACACTGCTACAGGCTCGTCCTGATCCCAAGTAACTGGAAAAAAGGAGCAGGTGGCTTGAGACCAGTCAAGCTGTGGCAAGGGTGCAAGTGATGCAGTGACATCCCTGTAAGTCCTCCTCAATAAGCCATCAAATAAAGATCTCTGCACCCTTACACTCTCCCAGGCTTGACTGCCCAAGTCTTGGCAAGTTTAAGAAACTGGTTGACATGGCTCAATTTAAGTTTACCTATTCAAAGCTGAAAGATAGCTCGAGTTCAGATAAGGACCCAGGTTAAATCAGCTGCATTTCTGTATTATATAGTATTTATTTATACTTTGCCCTGCTCCACACAAATATCACTGTGCACGAGCATGAGAGAGGCCCAAAGAAACACAAACAGCAGGAGAGACCGAAGGAAACAACAGCACTTTGTGTGAGCAAACAGGACtcccagggcaggcagcaggCACTATCAGATTAACCAAAACAGTCAGAGTAAGTAAAGCTGGAGGAGGTGCTGAAATACAAATCCACTTACCTTGAacgtctctctctcttttttagtCTTCTCGTTGTACCAAGGCTCATCATTAAATGGATTACTCTGCCAGACGTATTTCAGAGTCGTGCACACAGTGGCCTTGCCCAATAGGATGCACAAATACACTATCAAGAAAGCGTTGATAGATCTGAaaaacaggggttttttttttaaattcttgcaGCTATTTTTATACAGAAAAGCACGTAAATAGACAGGAACAAGACTTCCTTACTTTTAAGAAGGGAATTACAGAACAAGTGCTTTTGACACTGCTGATATTCAGGGTCAGGTTCATATAACAtttcttagttttgtttttaaagaaaaaaggctaCTAAATTATGCTGCTTCTTGCAAGATATGCTTTATCAAATACCCAGATTTTTCTATGCAATCAGAGAGCATCTGAAACAAAAGGCAGCAGATTAGGGGATTATTACTGTACAAGTCATCCattgaaaacaaacccaaacccagcaggttttactgattttttttctgaacacaaATACTCACTTTTCTACTGCAGACCGTTTCTGAGATTTCCCTTGGTAGTTCAGAGCCATTTTTGTTTCCATTCCAGTATAGACTGCAACTCCTGCAGGGTATCAAAGCAGGGCTCATGAGGGACTCGCAGCCCCGGAGGGCGCCAGCTGGCACTTGGCCATCAGGGGCATCGGTGTTTACATCAAACTCCAATCCCAGCTGAAGAAAGAGGCATTGCCCAAGGACTGTTCAGCTACAGAAACCTCTGAGGCTGCTAAGCAGTGTAATTGCTGTACCTCAGAGCACTGAGCCAGAGCCCATGGATCACGTACAGTCAGCAACAGCATCAGTCTCCCATCACAGCTGTCACCCTCCGTCATCAGCGTCTGAGATTGTGCTCCCAGCACACTTCCAGCAAAGGATTTGGGAACAACTCCTTGCTCATTGTGTCTCAGGCAAAGAGGAAAACTTGCTCTGGTGTATTAACACAACCTGCACAGCAGGGCAGCCCTGCAGATAGAACCAGTGCCTCCTGATTTCACCCCAGCCACTTTGCCATCAGCTTGCAGGAAAACTGCAGCTCTACAGCCCAGGTAGACAGGCTGTAGAGAGGTATGTTCCCTCTCCAGATTTAGTAGTGAACATCTACATTTGTCATTATTTATCAGaactatttaaataaataaacaaaaataacttCACCATAAATCTTCTTGGTATTTTTGAGGGTAGCACCTTTCAACAACAGGTTTTCAGGACCCAAAGACCTAAACATAAAAGAAATTATATAACATTGCATCACTCACAGATGATTCAATCTATTTTATAAATTAGAGTCAGAAACAGGTAATAAAGATAAGCAAAGGTTCCTTAGATCTGATTACATGATTTGTATGTTAAGTGGGGCCTTGTTTgagtttgtttttctctttgtataattacatttccatttcattttacAAACACTATCCCCGATGTACCAAGTTCCACTCTTATTGGGGGATTTTCATTAAGGCTTTTAAGGAACAAGTGCAAAATGTTCAGATCTAGTATGCTTCAGTACTTTTATAAAAATGCAATGTTAAAGTCATCAGAAGcctgtcccttccagcccagtcAATCAATGGCACCATCAAAGCTGACAGCCCcatctgtgtttttatttctctttgaaaCCCCCCAATGAGCCTCTGTTGCTTCTAGGGTATGAACAGACCCACCACAAACCCACCACAAAACCCATCCAACAACGCTCTGGTGAGAGCCAACTCTTTTTGATGGCTTATGAACATTATTTGCTGTTTTTCCCCTTGAAACACTCGGATTGGTGTTTAAGTTTTTTCTTACTTTCAAGTGACAGTATTTTGTAATTACCTGGTAGATTTGTGACCCATCAGCAGGGCAGGACATTACCAGGTGGTCCTGCACTGCTTCCCCAAAAGGGGCTCAAACAAATCACAGGATGGCAGAAGGGACGCCTCCTTTTAGAATAAAATCTTTGGAatggttaaagaaaaaaaaaaaaaaacaaaacaaaaaaccattcCCAAATGATGGCAGCACAAGCTCAGATCCTTGAAATTCTCTGTAGATGCCCAACCCCTCTGAGGAGGGccagcacacagctgcaagACCAACCTGGCTACGGGTTCTTGGTTACTTCTGTAGATGATAATTCTTCCAACAAATCTGTAATAAAAAGATGAGAAACTTGTATTATAAACACACTAAAGAAAATTCATTGACAGGAAATGGAagcaaacacagaaacaaatgAATTTGAGAGTTTAATGTTTCAGAGGGGTGTCTGTGCTCAGGACAGAGAGAAGCCACACATTTCCCATGCTCAGGAGTGCCCCGGCACCTACACACCCCAGCACATTCCCATTACAGACTGCAGCACACCCCAGCAAACCTCCCTCAAGGGATTTAACCACACAGACCACTTACTCCTGGAAGTCATTCAGCCCATTGCCTTTTACTTGGGAGGTAGAGTGGCCTAAAAATAGGTGCATGGACCATTATTACTGCTGAGCTGACAAAAACCAGCTCATTATACCGTGACAAGTGCTGCACAAGGGAGGCTTTTCTGCAAAGACACTGAGCTTTAAAGACTTTGCCATCCTCATACAGAAGAGGCCCAGTAGCTTATCACTGCCTTGAGACACCTTTTGGCCTCTGATGAAAAGAAGATGGCCTTTGCTGTGCCGAACCGCAGATCCCCCAAGCAATGGTGCTGAGGGGCCTGCAGGGAGATGACACCCGGCAGCTGCGGGGCAGGACAGGCAGGGGGGGATGCAGGAGGGACAGACTCACTTGTAGAGGTCAGGCTGTGGCTGTTCACACTCGATTGTGGCGGTGAGGGTGTCGATGGCTTCATCGGTGCAGAGCACGGTGGTGTCCCGCACCGCGTAGTGAGTCTGGGCACAGGAGCACAGGCAGCGTCACCTCGAGCCCCAGCTACAATCCCATCCCAAGTTTTATACCCCATTACTTAAAATGCCACCATGCACAAGCTAgtcagcaccagcagctctccCAAGCCCTTGTCATGCTCCCGCAAGGCAGCTGAAGCATCTCTCAGTGAAAGAATGAAGTCACTAAAGCTTAAGGGAAACCACAGTAGCAAGGAGCTGCTGGGTGTGTCTCAGTAAGGCACACACTGAAAGCAGAGCATCCTTGGTTTTCCCTGGGGACTTGCCCTGgttggggtggaggggaggcTGCAGGTGCCCCATGAAGAAGGGGCTCTTGGGGACCACCTGCCCTGGCTCCTGACAGTAACCAGACACCAGCTCCAGTACCAGGGATCAGGCAGAGCACTGGCAGACTCTGAGCTATTtttagcagctgctgctgcaaaggtTCATATCTCATAATTAACTGAAAAGCCCACAAAGGATCTGCTCACTGCCTTTCAGGCTCTATTTATAGGAGCTACTCAGAGCTCCAAGTCACGGCGGGCTGCCTCAATCCACCTTCATAAACAAATTCATTAAAATGCTTCCTCCGCTCCTCACTCTTGCATCCCCTTCCCTGCGCAGACCGGAGGCACCGCCACGCTACACACGCTGCAGTCATGGCAGTGGAAACCCCCACCTTTGTGCTGCTTTGGTGACCTACCTGGCTGCTCCAACTGACAGCACACATGGATCTCCAGCACAGATCACAGCTTTTGTGTAGCACAAGTCAAAACTGTTCCTGCAGTGCCCAGTACCAAACCCAGCCCTTGTAGGGGTTTTGCATTGCTCCCATCAGCAGAGACACTGTGCAATTACTGAGTGATACTTCAAAGCTGCCTCCCAATCAATTCCACGATCTTTACATCCTTTAGTGTATTTAGAAAACACGTGTTCTTTTAGCTAACGTATGGCCAAAGATTTGTGCTTCAAAGACAGAGCCCTGACAAAATCTCTTTTACAGTTCTATTCCAGTTTCACTTAATCAGGCACCTTTCCCATACCTCAGCCTGACATGCCCCAACTACCAGAAAAATCTCCACCAAGAAGGCAGCAGATATCCCTGCAGATGAGGTGTGGTGATTACCCAAGCACGCTTCCCTCACCCCCCTTTTGCAGCAAACCCCGATTTGTAATGTTAGATCTATTCCCCCAAACAGAGCTGGCTTTTCTATTCCCTCTTCCCCTTCAAACTCATCTTCACCTCATCATGAAACAGGAGACAGCTCCCAGTCACCTACAGGAATCCGCAAACCAAGAAAAAACACCACAGTGTTTGATATAGAAACTCAGCATTGCATCCCCAGACTCACAAGTTACTAAGAGCTCAGACTCTGCAAAAGTAATGTGAACTCACGCACATGATACACCTGACACAAATAAGCAATAGCCTTTTAACATGGTTAGCTATTTTTAGCCTCAAGCCACTTCAGAGCTCCAACTCCTCACTAGTGGAACCAGTACTGTGCACCAGCACTGCACCAGCTCCTACACAGGTTGTCCAGTGCCAGTTAAGAGCTGCCCACAGAGAAGAAACACAAATCCCAGATAAACATATCAGATCCACAGTGGTATTCCCACTGACTTCAGAGTACGCTGGAATGAATCATGTCATTTTAAAGTATCTTCCAGTCTTACTACTGCAGCTGCTAGTATCTGTATAAATATTTATCACACTCAAGTGCAACCAAATGTTCATGTCTTCTGACGTATATAAGCTTTTTGTTGCTGCTTCTTTCCCTAGTttagaggagaggagagaaagaaagaaagaaaacaaactgaagATATTCATCCTGAGCAAGACTAGTATTAAATTTCACTGCTTGCttcagggaaagggagagaaaatccCAGAAGCGATGCTTTTCTCACGCTGCTGAAAAATTCCCTGAATGAGTCTAGACATGCTGCCTCAAAAAAGTCCCTAATCTCACTGGAAATGCTTAGTTAAGTAATGGGAGCATTGGCGGtcctggaaaaggagctggagAGCTGCAGGCACTGCTTCCCTGATGCACCAGAGCTCACAGAgtgtggctggagcagggaagtgCTAACACTTCCTGCGATGGGCAGCGAAGCTGTATCGATAAATAGCAAtccagtttggggcagtgccagcagaaaTGGCCCTTGGAGACAAAACAGAGCACAAACAATCCCCGAGGGCTTCACTGCTGACGCACTGGAAGCCAACAAGAGCCGTTAAAGAGCCACGCAGCTGCAGGAATGggctccagggcagcagcctcAGTTACGCACAGCCCTGCCACGCAAGCAGCGGCATCTCCAGGTACCCCAGTACCCCACACGCTGCCCCACCCAGCCCCGTTACCTTGAAATTGGACTCGCCATCGAGGCTAGCTGTAG
Protein-coding regions in this window:
- the ATP11C gene encoding phospholipid-transporting ATPase IG isoform X6 gives rise to the protein MLRRSLSRLCAGEEKRVGTRTVVVGHRPVSDTEAYVAQKFCDNRIVSSKYTLWNFLPKNLFEQFRRIANFYFLIIFLVQVIVDTPTSPVTSGLPLFFVITVTAIKQGYEDWLRHRADNEVNKSNVFVVENAKQVRKESEKIKVGDIVEVTADETFPCDLIFLASSSIDGTCYVTTASLDGESNFKTHYAVRDTTVLCTDEAIDTLTATIECEQPQPDLYKFVGRIIIYRSNQEPVARSLGPENLLLKGATLKNTKKIYGVAVYTGMETKMALNYQGKSQKRSAVEKSINAFLIVYLCILLGKATVCTTLKYVWQSNPFNDEPWYNEKTKKERETFKVLRMFTDFLSFMVLFNFIIPVSMYVTVEMQKFLGSFFISWDKEMYDEEMQEGALVNTSDLNEELGQVEYVFTDKTGTLTENSMEFIECCIDGHKYKDCISEVDGFSQTDGPLKYYGKAEKSREELFLRALCLCHTVQIKEADQVDGLMAHPERKYTYISSSPDEIALVKGAEKYGFTFLGLENDFMKIRNQKNETELYQLLHVLNFDPVRRRMSVIVRTTTGKLLLFCKGADSSIFPRVQQEEIQQTKVHVDRNAMDGYRTLCVAFKELTQKEYDRIDRQLNEAKMALQDREEKMAKVFDDTEADMHLIGATAVEDRLQEQLAETIEALHAAGMKVWVLTGDKMETAKSTCYACRLFQTSTELLELTARTVGESERKEDRLHELLLEYHKKLIQDVPKNRGGLKRSWTLSQEYGLIIDGSTLSLILNPSQDSGSSNYKSIFLQICLKCTAVLCCRMAPLQKAQIVRMVKNTKGSPITLSIGDGANDVSMILEAHVGIGIKGKEGRQASRNSDYAVPKFKHLRKLLLAHGHLYYVRIAHLVQYFFYKNLCFILPQFLYQFFCGFSQQPLYDAAYLTMYNICFTSLPILAYSLLEQHISIDTLTSDPQLYMKVSDNAMLQWRPFLYWTFLGAFEGLVFFFGVYFLFQNSSLEDNGKVFGNWTFGTIVFTVLVFTVTLKLALDTRFWTWMNHFVIWGSLAFYVFFSFFWGGVIWPFLKQQRMYFVFAHMLTSVSTWLAIILLIFISLFPEILLIVLKNIKEKNHQAGPFDLPVLVSYKRIENGYVKTEDAVTNLAERYPLRIP
- the ATP11C gene encoding phospholipid-transporting ATPase IG isoform X4, giving the protein MKLSPPCFVMKCAGEEKRVGTRTVVVGHRPVSDTEAYVAQKFCDNRIVSSKYTLWNFLPKNLFEQFRRIANFYFLIIFLVQVIVDTPTSPVTSGLPLFFVITVTAIKQGYEDWLRHRADNEVNKSNVFVVENAKQVRKESEKIKVGDIVEVTADETFPCDLIFLASSSIDGTCYVTTASLDGESNFKTHYAVRDTTVLCTDEAIDTLTATIECEQPQPDLYKFVGRIIIYRSNQEPVARSLGPENLLLKGATLKNTKKIYGVAVYTGMETKMALNYQGKSQKRSAVEKSINAFLIVYLCILLGKATVCTTLKYVWQSNPFNDEPWYNEKTKKERETFKVLRMFTDFLSFMVLFNFIIPVSMYVTVEMQKFLGSFFISWDKEMYDEEMQEGALVNTSDLNEELGQVEYVFTDKTGTLTENSMEFIECCIDGHKYKDCISEVDGFSQTDGPLKYYGKAEKSREELFLRALCLCHTVQIKEADQVDGLMAHPERKYTYISSSPDEIALVKGAEKYGFTFLGLENDFMKIRNQKNETELYQLLHVLNFDPVRRRMSVIVRTTTGKLLLFCKGADSSIFPRVQQEEIQQTKVHVDRNAMDGYRTLCVAFKELTQKEYDRIDRQLNEAKMALQDREEKMAKVFDDTEADMHLIGATAVEDRLQEQLAETIEALHAAGMKVWVLTGDKMETAKSTCYACRLFQTSTELLELTARTVGESERKEDRLHELLLEYHKKLIQDVPKNRGGLKRSWTLSQEYGLIIDGSTLSLILNPSQDSGSSNYKSIFLQICLKCTAVLCCRMAPLQKAQIVRMVKNTKGSPITLSIGDGANDVSMILEAHVGIGIKGKEGRQASRNSDYAVPKFKHLRKLLLAHGHLYYVRIAHLVQYFFYKNLCFILPQFLYQFFCGFSQQPLYDAAYLTMYNICFTSLPILAYSLLEQHISIDTLTSDPQLYMKVSDNAMLQWRPFLYWTFLGAFEGLVFFFGVYFLFQNSSLEDNGKVFGNWTFGTIVFTVLVFTVTLKLALDTRFWTWMNHFVIWGSLAFYVFFSFFWGGVIWPFLKQQRMYFVFAHMLTSVSTWLAIILLIFISLFPEILLIVLKNIKEKNHQAGPFDLPVLVSYKRIENGYVKTEDAVTNLAERYPLRIP